From the Polaribacter gangjinensis genome, the window TTTTAATTTTTGGGGAAGATGCAGGTTTTATTGGCGATGTAAATCAAGGCTTAGAAGGCTTGCAAGAAAAATTTGGCAACATCCGAATTTCAGATACAGGCATCAGAGAAGCTACTATTATTGGTCAAGGTATTGGATTAGCAATGCGTGGTTTACGTCCAATTGCTGAAGTACAATACTTGGATTATTTACTATATGCGCTCCAGATTATGAGTGATGACCTGGCAACACTTCGTTACAGAACTTTTGGCAAACAAAAAGCACCTTTAATTGTTAGAACTCGTGGTCACAGATTGGAAGGAATTTGGCATGCAGGTTCACCTTTAGGAGCAATCATCAATAGTTTACGAGGAATTCATGTATTGGTTCCAAGAAATATGACAAAAGCAGCAGGATTTTACAATACGTTATTAGAAGGTGATGACCCAGCTTTGGTGATTGAATGTTTAAACGGGTATCGTTTAAAAGAAGAATTACCCACCAATTTAGGCGAATTTAAAACGGCAATTGGCGTTGTTGAAACAATAAAATCAGGCTCAGATATGACTGTAGTTTCTTATGGTTCAACCTTACGTTTGGTAGAAGAAGCTGCCAAAGAATTGCAACAAGTGGGTATTGATATTGAAATTATTGATGCGCAAAGTTTATTACCTTTTGATTTGAAACACGAATGTGTAAAAAGTTTGGAAAAAACCAACAAGTTATTAGTGGTTGACGAAGATGTTCCTGGTGGAGCATCAGCTTATATTTTACAAGAAATTGTAGAGAACCAAAATGGTTATTTGTACTTAGACAGCAAACCTGCAACATTAACTGCAAAAGCTCACAGACCTGCTTACGGAACTGATGGAGATTATTTTTCAAAACCTTCAACAGAAGATATTTTTGAAAAAATATATGAAATGATGCACGAATACAATCCTTATAAATTTAAAAGATTGTATTAAAAAAATAATTTAAAATTTTGTAAATCCCAATCAAATTTGATTGGGATTTATTTTTTAACAAATCAATTATTAAAATTAGAACAAGTTTTCCTTAATTTAGACGATTCAATTTTCTAATCTATTAAACATGAAAAATATTTTACTCTTTTCATTTATTTTAGGAGTTATTTTTCCTTCTGAAATAAATGCTCAAAGAAAAAAATCTAAAGACAAAAATCAAGAAGTAATTGCAACTCCTCAAAAAAAGAAATCACCTAGTTATAGCGATTTTGTAACCAAAAATACTACATCAGATAAAGGTTTATTTACAGTTCACGAAAATAAAGAAGCATTTTTATATGAAATTCCGAAATCCTATTTTGGAAAAGAAATGCTGTTGGTAACTCGCATCAAAGAATTGCCTTCAGGATTGGGTGGTGGTTACGTAAATGCCGGCTCAAAAACAAATACTCAGGTTGTAGTTTGGGAACACTATAAAAATAAGATGTTGTTAAAAGTAAAATCATACAATGCTATTGCCAACGATTCATTGCCAATTTACAAATCTGTAAAAGCAAATAATTTAGAACCCATTATTTATGCTTTCGACATCAAAACGCAAAACAATGATTCTACTGCTGTTTTGATTGATGTAACTTCGTTTTTTTCTTCGGATGTAAAAGCGATTTCAGCATTACCAGCTTCTTATAGATCACGTTATAAAGTTCGAAGATTAGATCCATCAAGAAGTTTTATCAACAGCATTAAAAGTTATCCTGAAAATATTGAAGTGATCCAAAATTTCACATACGAAGCTGACGAACCACCAAGCAATGCTGCTGCAGGTACCATTACAATGAGCATCAATCAATCCATGATTTTATTGCCAGAAAAACCCATGATGCCCAGAATTTATGACAAAAGAGTGGGGTATTTTTCCATTGAAAACATCGATTATAGTTCAGAAGCCTTAAAATCTGATGAAAAAAGATACATCAGACGTTGGCGTTTAGAACCAAAAGATGAAGCTGCTTACAATCGTGGAGAATTAGTAGAGCCCAAAAAACAAATTGTTTATTATTTAGATCCTGCAACTCCTGAAAAATTGAGAAAATACATCAAACAAGGTGTTGACGATTGGCAAAAAGTTTTTGAAACTGCAGGATTTAAAAATGCCATTGTAGCAAAAATGCCACCAACTGCTGAAGAAGATCCAGAATTTAGCATGGAAGATATTCGTTATTCTTCTATTAGATATGTAGCAAGTACCACCAGAAATGCAGTTGGTCCAAGTGTTTCAGACCCACGTTCTGGAGAAATTATAGAAAGTGATATTATTTGGTATCATAATCATTTGCGTTCTTATAGAAATCGATATTTACTAGAAACGGGTGCTGCAAATCCATCTGCAAGAACGTTAGACACTCCTGATGAAGAAATTGGTGAAATGATGCGCATGGTTATTGCACACGAAGTTGGTCATGCACTTGGTTTGCCTCACAATATGGCTGCTAGTTTTGCCTATCCTGTAGATTCTTTACGATCAGCGAGTTTTACTCAAAAAATGGGAATTGCTGCTACTATTATGGATTATGCGCGTTATAATTATGTAGCACAACCTGAAGATAAAAATGTACGTTACATCAGACAAATGGGGCCTTATGATCATTATGCCATCAACTGGGGATATCGCAAAATTCCAAATGTTACTACTCCAGAAGAAGAAGTAAAAACTTTAGATAAATGGATTTCTGACAAAGCAGGAAATCCGATTTACAGATTTGGAGGTCAGTCTTTTGACCCTTCAGCGCAAACTGAAGGAATTGGAAATGACCAAATAAAAGCATCAACATACGGAATTAAAAACTTAAAAATTGTTGCTAAAAATTTACCCAAATGGACATCAGATAAAACCAATAATTACGAAGATTTATCAGAATTGTTTGATGAATTATTAGGCGTTTGGAGCAGATATGCAGGTCATGTTGCAGGAAATATTGGTGGCGTGTATGAATTCAATAAAAAACCAGTTGAGACTGGCGTTGTTTATGAGTATGTTTCTAAAGCAAAACAGCAAGAATCTTTGCAATGGTTGCTCAAAAATGTATTTGAAACGCAAAATTGGTTATTGGATAAAAACATCTTGGCGAATATTAATGAAAGTGGGTACACAACAAATATGCTGAATTTACAAACCCGACAATTAAATGGATTATTAAATGAATCTCGCTTAAAAAGAATGTTGGATGCATCAGTAATCCAAACAGATTTTTATCCAGTTGAAGACCTATTCAAGGATTTGAGAAATGGTATTTTTTCTGAAGCAAATTACACAAGCAATGTAGATCTTTTCAGAAGAAATTTACAAAAAGCTTTTATTGAAAAAATGGGCGATTTAATGAATGATAAAAATTTGCAAAATACTGATATTCCATCTATTGTTAGAGGAGAATTGGATACTATGAAGATTCAATTATCGATTGCAAAAAGTAGGTTTATCAACAAAATTTCTAAATATCATTATGCAGACTGTTTAGAGAAAATAAACAAAATTTTAGACCCAAAATAAACTAATTATTTTTTATCAATTTTATTCCTATTGCACAATGTAAACAGCGTTTCTTTGTGCAATAGTTGTTTTTTAACTCAATCAAAGCCTGACTTTCCATCGCATTTTTAGCTGTAATTTGTAAAGAAGAAAAAGTATCAATAATGCTGTTTTTTTCAGGTGTAATTTGTTGAATTAATCGTAAAATTGTTTCTTCATCAAAATCGGTTTTGGTCTGTAAATAGACAAACTTTAGAGGAATAATAGTATTTATCAATAATAAATCCACAAATGATTTTGTGAGTTTTTTGGCACTTTTTTTGGATGTTGTTTCAAACGTAAAATGCGTTTTCCAAAAGTCTAAAACATCTACATTAAATAATTTATAAAAATCCTCTTTTTGGTCAATTTCGATGATTTTAGAAAATAAATTTTGATGTTGATGAATCAAATTGATCAATTGTGCCAAACGAATTGTAGGAAAATTAGGAGGACGCATTCTAAAAAATTGAAAATGACTTTTATGAATGGATTGGAGCTGATGTTTGTGTTTTAAATAGTAATATTCTGTCCGCAATTGATTGTGAAAAGGAATTTCTACATCTTCATCCAAAAATCCAGCTTGTCCAAAAAGCAAGGCTGATAATTGCATTTCATCAAAACGCACTTTTTGAATTATTGAAAAATCTAAGGAAGTTGCCAATTTAAAAAAAGCTTCGCCATTTATTTTCAATCCAAAGTTTTTAGCAAGTTGCATAAAAAGTACAGCTTCAAAATCGAAATGTGTTTTTTGCAACAATTCTTTGATGAATTCAGACTTGTTTTCCAATCGTTCAAAATACAATCTTTCCAACCAATTATTCAGTAAAAATGGTTCAATTTGATGAATTTGTTGCTCACAAGGAATCCATCTTTTTGAATCATTTACAATAGAATTGTATTTGATAATCAAATCATTATCAATATAATTTTTCAATTCTAAAGTAAAAATTGGTTGATTATTTTTTGCAAAAACCTCCACATCATGTTCCCAAACAACATGTAAAATTACAGCATCGTAATTGGAATCATTTTCATGATTGTGAACATACCAATCAGACGATTTTACATGCATTTCAACATTGCCAACCCAAGTTTTATCACCAATTTTTATGTGCGCATTTAAAAAATCAGGACCAGCATTTTTATTCTGAACTCCTATTTTTAACAAAGTGATTTCCTGATTATGAACCGTTTTTAATTTCGATTTGTAAAATAACTGATATTGCCAAACGTAGTATAAAAATTCCTCTTTCATCTTTTTTTTGGTTGAAGATACTGAAAAATTTATTTCCTCATAAATATTAACAATAGAATTCAAAAAAGTAACAGAATCAAATCATCTAATTTTGCGGGAAATTTAAAAGCAATGAAGACTATAGAAAAATTACAATGGCGATATGCAGTGAAAAAATTTGATAACACTAAATTTTTATCAAATGAACAAATACAAATATTAAAAGAAGCATTTAATTTAACAGCAACTTCTTATGGATTGCAACCTGCAAAACTTTTGGTAATTCAAAATAAAGAAATTCAAAATGAATTGATGGCACATTCTTGGAATCAAAGGCAAGTTGTTGACGCTTCACATTTATTAGTAATTTGTGTTCCAAAAAGTTACAGTACAGAAGAAGTACAAAATTATTTTAATTTAGTTCAAAAAATCAGAAACACTCCTGATGAAATTATCAATCCTTTTAAAAAGTTTTTAACAGCAGAAATTGAGAAAAAAACGCAAGAAGAATTGCTTATTTGGAATAAAAATCAAGCGTATTTGGCTCTAGGAAACTTACTTACGGTTTGTGCTTTAGAAAATATCGATTCTTGTCCTATGGAAGGTTTTGTTCCTGAAAAATATGATGAAGTTTTACAATTGCATGAGCAAAACTTAACCTCAGTTTTAGTATTGCCTGTTGGTTTTAGAGCTCAAGATGATTACATGAAAGATTTGAAAAAGGTTCGAAAAAATATAGATGAAGTGGTTATAAACTTCTCATAAATCCTCAGTAAATTTGAAAAGCCTTCTTTATGAAGGCTTTTTTTTAGCCAATAATAGTCGTATTTTTGAGCCTCAAAAAAGAAATTCTTTCCATGAACCAAGATATTAAAAATATTGAACCTATTGAAGTTTGGTCACATTTTGCAGCCTTAAATTCAGTTCCACGTCCATCAAAAAAAGAAGAAAAAATCATTCAATTTATGGTTGATTTTGGAAATAATTTAAACTTGGAAACCTTTACTGATGCTGTTGGAAATGTCATCATCAAAAAACCAGCTTCTAAAGGAATGGAAACGAAGAAAACCATTGTTTTACAAGGTCATTTAGACATGGTGCATCAAAAAAATGCCACTACTGATTTTGATTTTGAAAAAGAAGGAATCAATATGTTTATAGAAGGTGATTGGGTAAAAGCAAAAGGAACCACTTTGGGGGCAGATAATGGTTTGGGAGTTGCTGCAATTATGGCAGTTTTATCTTCAAAAACAATCATTCATCCAGCAATTGAAGCTTTGTTTACAATTGATGAAGAAACAGGAATGACTGGAGCTATGAATTTGGATGCTAATATTTTAACTGGCGAAATATTACTGAATTTAGATACAGAAGAAGATGATGAAATCGGAATTGGTTGTGCAGGAGGTTTGGATGTTACAGCCACAAGAAACTATGACGAAGAGGAAATTCCTGACAACACCACTGCATTTTCCATTTCAATTACTGGTTTAACAGGTGGACATTCAGGGATGGATATTCACAAAGGTTTGGGAAATGCCAACAAAATTTTGAATCGATTGTTGTTTGATGGATTTACCAATTTTGGATTGCGAATTGCTGAAATTAATGGCGGAAGTTTACGAAATGTAATTCCAAGAGAAAGTTTTGCTAAAGTAGTTGTTGATTCGATTTCAAAAGAACCGTTTTTGTTTGAAAGCAACGAATTCATCAATCAAATAAAACATGAATTTTCAAACATTGAACCTCAACTAAAAATAACTATTGAAACAACTGAACCACCCAAAAAAGTGATGGATTTAGGTGTTCAAGAAGGTTTTTCAAGAGCGATGTATGCAGCTTTGAATGGCGTTTATAAAATGAGTCCTGATGTTGAAGGTTTGGTTGAAACTTCGAACAATATCGCCAAAGTTGAAGTGAAAAATGGACAGATTTTGGTAGGATGTTTGACTCGTTCTTCTTCTGAAAGTAGCAAATTAGATTTGGCTAATTCCATTCGCTCATCATTTGAATTGGCAGGTTTTGAAGTGGAATTTTCAGGAGCATACCCTGGATGGCTACCAAACATGAATTCTGAAATTTTACAAATTGTTTCAAATAACTATCGAGAATTATTTAATAGTGAACCCAAAATAATGGCCTGTCATGCAGGATTAGAATGTGGCATTTTAGGACAAAATTATCCAAAAATGGATATGATTTCCTTTGGTCCAAACATCAAAGGAGCACATTCTCCAGATGAAAGAGCACAAATTTCATCCACTCAAAAATTTTGGAAATTATTGCAAGAAGTATTGAAAAATATTCCTGAAAAAAAAATATAAATTTTACAGAGAATTGTGTATAAGTATGCATTTTTAATAGGTTGTTATTTGTTTAAAAACTTTAAAAAATGAATTACAATAAACTATTATTCAGTAATTTATATTTTTATCTTTTTGTTAACATCTTTCAGATTTTTAAAACAGAATAAATTGTAATTTTACCCTATTAAACTAGTCTATTTTAATGGGAAAAATAATTGCAATTGCAAATCAAAAAGGAGGAGTTGGAAAAACAACAAGTTGTGTTAACCTTGCTGCTTCTTTAGGTGTTTTAGAAAAAAAAGTATTATTGATTGATGCTGATCCTCAGGCAAATGCAACTTCAGGAATGGGTATTCAAATGGATACTATTGAAATTGGCACCTATCAAGTTTTAGAACTTACTTGCGATGCAAAAGATGCAATTATTCCTTCAACTTCACCTAATGTTGATATAATTCCTGCTCACATTGATTTGGTTGCTATTGAAATTGAATTGGTTGATAAAGAAGATCGTGAGTATATGCTCAAAAAAGCATTAAAGGATGTTAAAAATGACTATGACTATATTTTAATTGATTGTGCTCCATCTTTAGGATTAACAACTTTAAACGCTTTAGTTGCAGCAGATTCTGTGATGATTCCTATTCAATGTGAATATTTTGCACTAGAAGGTTTAGGAAAATTATTAAATACCATTAAAAGTGTTCAAAAAATTCACAACCCACAATTAGACATAGAGGGATTATTATTAACCATGTTTGATTCGCGTTTAAGACTTTCAAATCAAGTAGTTGATGAAGTTCGTAAACATTTTTCTAGTATGGTTTTTGATACAATTATCAGTAGAAATACACGTTTAGGAGAAGCTCCAAGTTATGGTGAAACCATTATTGCGTACGATGCTACTAGCAAAGGTGCAGTAAATTACCTAAATTTGGCGCAAGAAATCTTAAAAAAGAATTCATAAAATGGCAAAAGCAACCAAAAAGCAAGCTTTAGGAAGAGGATTATCAGCATTATTACAAGAAACACCTAATATCAATAGTGCTTCAGACAAAAATGCAGACAAACTAATTGGTTCAATTATTGAAATTGAATTGAGCAGTATTGATGTAAATCCATTTCAGCCAAGAACTTATTTTGATGAGGAATCTTTGGTTGAATTAGCCAATTCTATCAAAGAATTAGGAGTCATTCAGCCAATTACGGTTCGTAAAATGGAAGGAAATCAATTTCAATTGGTTTCTGGAGAAAGACGCTTTAGAGCATCAAAATTGATTGGAAACACTACAATCCCTGCTTATATCAGAATTGCCAATGACCAAGAAATGCTAGAAATGGCATTGGTTGAAAATATTCAAAGAAAAAACCTAGATCCTATTGAAGTGGCACTTTCCTATCAACGTTTGATTGACGAAATAAAGTTGACACAAGAAGAATTGAGCACAAGAGTTGGAAAAAAAAGATCGACAGTGACCAATTATTTACGTTTGCTAAAGTTAGATCCTATTTTACAAACAGGAATGCGTGATGGATTTATTTCAATGGGCCATGGACGTGCCATGATTAATGTTGAAAATACCGAAGATCAACTGGCAATTTACGAACGCATTTTAAGAGAAGAACTTTCGGTAAGACAAACTGAAGATTTGGTGAAAAACTTAAAATCAGGTCCTGTTTCTAAGCCAAAAGCGAAACAAATTCCCGATTTTGTTAAAAACAATATCAAGCCCTTGAGTGATTTTTTTGGTCAAAAAATTACTGTAAACATGAGTTCAAATGGCAAAGGAAAAATTAGTATTCCTTTTAACTCAGAAGAAGATTTTAACCGTATTAAAAATCTATTAAAATAAGTGAATTTAAAACAAATCATACTTATTTTATGTCTCAGTTTTTTATCTGAAAGTTTTTTTGCGCAAAATGATTCACTAAAAATAGATACAACAAAAGTAAAATTATTAAAAATTGAAACAATTGATACTTTAAAAGTTTCAAAGAAAAAAGAAAAAAAACCTGCAATTTACGATCCTTTAGCACCATCAAAAGCGGCATTTTACTCAGCAATTTTTCCAGGAATGGGTCAGATTTACAATAAAAAGTACTGGAAAGCACCAATAGTTTGGGGAGCATTGGCTTTGCCAGTATATTATTATCAGATAAACAATAGCGATTACAAACGTTACAGAACAGCTTATAAACTCAGAAAAAACGGATTGCCAGATGAATTTACAGTTGATGGCGTTGAAATTGTTTCCACACAAACTTTAGAAACTGCACAAGAGCAATTGCGCGAAAACAGAGATATGTCTTTATTAACAGGTGTTATTTTGTATATTTTACAAATCGTTGAAGCGAGTGTAAATGCACATTTAATTCAATTTAATACCGATGATAATTTAACTGTAAAACCTCAATTAATTTTTGATCCAATACGCATTGAAACTCCGAGTATTGGACTCACTTTTAAATATAATTTTTAGAATGAAAATCGCATTATTAGGCTATGGAAGAATGGGAAAAGAAATTGAAAAAATCGCCCTTTCTCGTGGTCATGAAATCGTCATCAGAAAAGATGTTGAAGACATAATTGACATCACTTTAGCAGATGTTGCTATTGATTTTAGTATTCCCACTGCTGCTTATAACAATATAACCAATTGTATTGAAAACAACGTTCCTGTAATTGCTGGAACTACAGGATGGTTAGAAAAATATGATGATGCTGTAGCATTTTGTAATCAAAAACAAGGCGCTTTTTTATATGCATCCAACTTTAGTGTGGGTGTCAATATCTTTTTTGAGCTCAACAAACAATTGGCAAAAATGATGAGTAATCTTGAAGATTATCAAATTTCTATGGAAGAAATTCATCATACTCAAAAATTAGATGCACCAAGTGGAACTGCCATTACTTTAGCTGAAGGAATTATAGAAAACACCTCAAAAAAAGGTTGGGAATTGGGCACAAATTTAAGTTTTGAAAATATTCCGATTGAAGCAAAAAGAATTCCTGATGTTCCTGGAACGCACACAGTTTGGTATTCATCCGAAGTTGATACTATCGAAATAAAACACACAGCTCATAGTAGAAAAGGATTTGCACTAGGAGCAGTAATTGCAGCAGAGTGGATTGTTGGAAAAACAGGCGTATTTTCAATGAAAGATGTCTTAAACATTCGTTAAAAACTGTAACTTTTTTGCTATTTTGCGCCTTATAAACTTGACATAAATTTCCTTTTTGGAAAAAAAATATCGATTATGACATTTACTCAATGGTTTCTTTTTTTTATTAGTATCCAAATTATTCATTTTTTAGGTACTTGGAAATTGTATCAAAAAGCAGGTAGAAAAGCTTGGGAAGCTGCCATTCCTATTTATAATGGAATCATTTTAATGCAAATTATAAAGCGTCCAAA encodes:
- a CDS encoding DUF5683 domain-containing protein, with the translated sequence MNLKQIILILCLSFLSESFFAQNDSLKIDTTKVKLLKIETIDTLKVSKKKEKKPAIYDPLAPSKAAFYSAIFPGMGQIYNKKYWKAPIVWGALALPVYYYQINNSDYKRYRTAYKLRKNGLPDEFTVDGVEIVSTQTLETAQEQLRENRDMSLLTGVILYILQIVEASVNAHLIQFNTDDNLTVKPQLIFDPIRIETPSIGLTFKYNF
- the dapB gene encoding 4-hydroxy-tetrahydrodipicolinate reductase, with the protein product MKIALLGYGRMGKEIEKIALSRGHEIVIRKDVEDIIDITLADVAIDFSIPTAAYNNITNCIENNVPVIAGTTGWLEKYDDAVAFCNQKQGAFLYASNFSVGVNIFFELNKQLAKMMSNLEDYQISMEEIHHTQKLDAPSGTAITLAEGIIENTSKKGWELGTNLSFENIPIEAKRIPDVPGTHTVWYSSEVDTIEIKHTAHSRKGFALGAVIAAEWIVGKTGVFSMKDVLNIR
- a CDS encoding DUF2851 family protein translates to MKEEFLYYVWQYQLFYKSKLKTVHNQEITLLKIGVQNKNAGPDFLNAHIKIGDKTWVGNVEMHVKSSDWYVHNHENDSNYDAVILHVVWEHDVEVFAKNNQPIFTLELKNYIDNDLIIKYNSIVNDSKRWIPCEQQIHQIEPFLLNNWLERLYFERLENKSEFIKELLQKTHFDFEAVLFMQLAKNFGLKINGEAFFKLATSLDFSIIQKVRFDEMQLSALLFGQAGFLDEDVEIPFHNQLRTEYYYLKHKHQLQSIHKSHFQFFRMRPPNFPTIRLAQLINLIHQHQNLFSKIIEIDQKEDFYKLFNVDVLDFWKTHFTFETTSKKSAKKLTKSFVDLLLINTIIPLKFVYLQTKTDFDEETILRLIQQITPEKNSIIDTFSSLQITAKNAMESQALIELKNNYCTKKRCLHCAIGIKLIKNN
- a CDS encoding NAD(P)H-dependent oxidoreductase, which translates into the protein MKTIEKLQWRYAVKKFDNTKFLSNEQIQILKEAFNLTATSYGLQPAKLLVIQNKEIQNELMAHSWNQRQVVDASHLLVICVPKSYSTEEVQNYFNLVQKIRNTPDEIINPFKKFLTAEIEKKTQEELLIWNKNQAYLALGNLLTVCALENIDSCPMEGFVPEKYDEVLQLHEQNLTSVLVLPVGFRAQDDYMKDLKKVRKNIDEVVINFS
- a CDS encoding aminoacyl-histidine dipeptidase, which produces MNQDIKNIEPIEVWSHFAALNSVPRPSKKEEKIIQFMVDFGNNLNLETFTDAVGNVIIKKPASKGMETKKTIVLQGHLDMVHQKNATTDFDFEKEGINMFIEGDWVKAKGTTLGADNGLGVAAIMAVLSSKTIIHPAIEALFTIDEETGMTGAMNLDANILTGEILLNLDTEEDDEIGIGCAGGLDVTATRNYDEEEIPDNTTAFSISITGLTGGHSGMDIHKGLGNANKILNRLLFDGFTNFGLRIAEINGGSLRNVIPRESFAKVVVDSISKEPFLFESNEFINQIKHEFSNIEPQLKITIETTEPPKKVMDLGVQEGFSRAMYAALNGVYKMSPDVEGLVETSNNIAKVEVKNGQILVGCLTRSSSESSKLDLANSIRSSFELAGFEVEFSGAYPGWLPNMNSEILQIVSNNYRELFNSEPKIMACHAGLECGILGQNYPKMDMISFGPNIKGAHSPDERAQISSTQKFWKLLQEVLKNIPEKKI
- a CDS encoding ParB/RepB/Spo0J family partition protein, with protein sequence MAKATKKQALGRGLSALLQETPNINSASDKNADKLIGSIIEIELSSIDVNPFQPRTYFDEESLVELANSIKELGVIQPITVRKMEGNQFQLVSGERRFRASKLIGNTTIPAYIRIANDQEMLEMALVENIQRKNLDPIEVALSYQRLIDEIKLTQEELSTRVGKKRSTVTNYLRLLKLDPILQTGMRDGFISMGHGRAMINVENTEDQLAIYERILREELSVRQTEDLVKNLKSGPVSKPKAKQIPDFVKNNIKPLSDFFGQKITVNMSSNGKGKISIPFNSEEDFNRIKNLLK
- a CDS encoding zinc-dependent metalloprotease; translated protein: MKNILLFSFILGVIFPSEINAQRKKSKDKNQEVIATPQKKKSPSYSDFVTKNTTSDKGLFTVHENKEAFLYEIPKSYFGKEMLLVTRIKELPSGLGGGYVNAGSKTNTQVVVWEHYKNKMLLKVKSYNAIANDSLPIYKSVKANNLEPIIYAFDIKTQNNDSTAVLIDVTSFFSSDVKAISALPASYRSRYKVRRLDPSRSFINSIKSYPENIEVIQNFTYEADEPPSNAAAGTITMSINQSMILLPEKPMMPRIYDKRVGYFSIENIDYSSEALKSDEKRYIRRWRLEPKDEAAYNRGELVEPKKQIVYYLDPATPEKLRKYIKQGVDDWQKVFETAGFKNAIVAKMPPTAEEDPEFSMEDIRYSSIRYVASTTRNAVGPSVSDPRSGEIIESDIIWYHNHLRSYRNRYLLETGAANPSARTLDTPDEEIGEMMRMVIAHEVGHALGLPHNMAASFAYPVDSLRSASFTQKMGIAATIMDYARYNYVAQPEDKNVRYIRQMGPYDHYAINWGYRKIPNVTTPEEEVKTLDKWISDKAGNPIYRFGGQSFDPSAQTEGIGNDQIKASTYGIKNLKIVAKNLPKWTSDKTNNYEDLSELFDELLGVWSRYAGHVAGNIGGVYEFNKKPVETGVVYEYVSKAKQQESLQWLLKNVFETQNWLLDKNILANINESGYTTNMLNLQTRQLNGLLNESRLKRMLDASVIQTDFYPVEDLFKDLRNGIFSEANYTSNVDLFRRNLQKAFIEKMGDLMNDKNLQNTDIPSIVRGELDTMKIQLSIAKSRFINKISKYHYADCLEKINKILDPK
- a CDS encoding ParA family protein → MGKIIAIANQKGGVGKTTSCVNLAASLGVLEKKVLLIDADPQANATSGMGIQMDTIEIGTYQVLELTCDAKDAIIPSTSPNVDIIPAHIDLVAIEIELVDKEDREYMLKKALKDVKNDYDYILIDCAPSLGLTTLNALVAADSVMIPIQCEYFALEGLGKLLNTIKSVQKIHNPQLDIEGLLLTMFDSRLRLSNQVVDEVRKHFSSMVFDTIISRNTRLGEAPSYGETIIAYDATSKGAVNYLNLAQEILKKNS